CACGTCGAACCGATGGGCGTGTATTCCCATAAGATCAAGGATCTGAAAGACGTACCGCAAGGCGGCAAGGTGGCCATTCCTAACGACCCGTCCAATGGCGGCCGCGCGCTCCTCATTCTGCAAAGCGCCGGATTGATTACCTTGAAAGACGGCGGCAACATTGCGTCTACAGTGCAAGATATCGTCGGCAACGACAAAAATCTCCAATTCCTTGAACTTGAAGCCGCACAAGTTCCCCGCTCCCTCGACGATGTCGACATTGCCGTTATCAATACGAATTTCGCCATGGAAGCCGGTTTGAATCCGCTGAAAGACGCCCTTTTCCTGGAATCCAAGGATTCGCCGTACGCCAATATTCTGGCAATCCGCGCAGGCGATGAATCGCGGCCGGAAATCCAGAAATTGATCAAAGCGCTCCAGTCTCCGGAAGTGAAAAAATTCATTGAAGACAAATACCAGGGAGCCATTTTACCGAGTTTCTAACGCGCCGCAGAAAGACCGGAATTCTCTTGAAAAATTCCGGTCTTTCTTTCATACTGTACATACAATCAGTCGTTTCAATTCATCATAAAGGAGACAGCCTATGACCGCCAGCCCCTCATTTCCTGACAGAAAAACATTTTCTCTTGAAGTCTTCCCGCCCAAAGCGGCTTCGCCGCTTGAACCGATGATCGCCGTCCTGCGTGAACTGAGCGAATTAAAGCCCGATTTCATCAGCGTCACCTGCGGTGCCAACGGGCAAGGCGGAACGCGAACAGCGGAAGTCGCAGAAAAAATCATAACCGACTGCAAGCTGACCGCCGTCCCCCACCTGACTTGCCTAAACCTGACCGCCGCAGAGGTACTTGCCGTACTCAATGATTATCGCCAACGGCGTATTACCAATCTCCTGGCGCTCCGCGGCGACAGCGTTCCCGGACTTGAACCGGCCGCCGTCTTTCCTCACGCCATTGATCTGATCCGCTTCATCAAAGAACAAACAGGCGATGAATTCAACATTGCCGCCGCCTGCTATCCTGAGGGGCACCTTCAGGCTACCAGCCTTGACGACGACATTCATTATATGAAGGAAAAAGAAGCAGCCGGCGCCGGCAAATTTTTATCTCAACTGTTCTTTGATAATACCATCTTCTACCGCTTTCGCGAGCGAACCGCCGCTGCCGGTATAACCGCGCCGATTGAAGCCGGCATCATGCCGGTTACAAGCAAGAGTCAAATCGAACGGATGATCGCACTTTGCGGCGCATCGCTGCCGCAAAAATTCCGCCGTGCCATCGACGCGTACGGCGACGACCCGACCGCCATGCAGGATATCGGCATCGCCTATGCCATCGACCAAATTGCCGACCTTCTGGCCAACGACGTCGACGGCATCCATGTGTATACGATGAATAATCCTGATGTTACGCGAAAAATCAAGGACCGTATCCAATCACTGTTATGATAAAAAGCGTTATGAAAACAAACGACACGCCGAACGTTTAAACAACGTTCGGCGTGTCGTTTTTCCGTCCGGCAAAACGGCGCAAAGTAAGCCAAAAACAAGCGCCGACCCTCGCTGCAATCGGCAGCGCGGCTAGCCACTATCTTCCCCTCTATTTCTGTGCGTCAACTAAGGCTTTCCGCGCCGCTTCGACAAACTGCGTATGCGAGACGGTCGCCCCAGCCACAGCGTCAACGGCATCGACAGACTGCGTTTTGACGAGGTCATCGCCATACATTTTCATGGACCGATACGCTGTTTGCGCCCGTTTATAGCGATCTTCGCCTAAATTCTTACCGTACGTTTCATCTTTTATCTTACCGTCTCTATCTATCCCCTTAACGACAACGCCGGTAATCTTGTGATTCCGCACGGTAATCGCCACATCTGTCTTACCCAAC
This Megasphaera vaginalis (ex Bordigoni et al. 2020) DNA region includes the following protein-coding sequences:
- the metF gene encoding methylenetetrahydrofolate reductase [NAD(P)H], producing MTASPSFPDRKTFSLEVFPPKAASPLEPMIAVLRELSELKPDFISVTCGANGQGGTRTAEVAEKIITDCKLTAVPHLTCLNLTAAEVLAVLNDYRQRRITNLLALRGDSVPGLEPAAVFPHAIDLIRFIKEQTGDEFNIAAACYPEGHLQATSLDDDIHYMKEKEAAGAGKFLSQLFFDNTIFYRFRERTAAAGITAPIEAGIMPVTSKSQIERMIALCGASLPQKFRRAIDAYGDDPTAMQDIGIAYAIDQIADLLANDVDGIHVYTMNNPDVTRKIKDRIQSLL
- a CDS encoding MetQ/NlpA family ABC transporter substrate-binding protein; translation: MNHFKKLSLLATAALLSLAVLAGGCGSSTPAGGTESTKNTTITVGATPVPHSEILNEIKPLLAKEGIDLKIVEFMDYVKPNLALADGELDATFHQHVPFMDKFNSEHGTKLVSAGKVHVEPMGVYSHKIKDLKDVPQGGKVAIPNDPSNGGRALLILQSAGLITLKDGGNIASTVQDIVGNDKNLQFLELEAAQVPRSLDDVDIAVINTNFAMEAGLNPLKDALFLESKDSPYANILAIRAGDESRPEIQKLIKALQSPEVKKFIEDKYQGAILPSF
- a CDS encoding FMN-binding protein; this encodes MKGKQIGLFCCTVVMAAVLLAGCGTTDDGAKASKPGDSAQTAVADLGKSKDGTYTAESSADDKLGKTDVAITVRNHKITGVVVKGIDRDGKIKDETYGKNLGEDRYKRAQTAYRSMKMYGDDLVKTQSVDAVDAVAGATVSHTQFVEAARKALVDAQK